The sequence TCTAAGTACAATAATTTTTCCTACCGttcatatgtatttattcatttgcaACTTTCCAGCCTGTTATTTGCCTCCTAGCTATTGGAGTGAGCTCTGTTCCACCTCCCCAATTCCGCGGCCTGATTGGCCAATCTGGAATCGTCCGAGCTGATGGCAGGAACGTCCAGTTCACTCAGGCTCAGGCCGACAACTTCCTTCTTGTCGGACCCTCTGGAATCGTGACCAAGGACGGCAGCAACATCCAGCTCACCGACGACCTCCAGTTCGTCCACAGAGGTAAACGCAGCGCTGGATTTGTCAGTGCAAGGGGCAACATCGGACACTCTGGAATCCTCCGAGCTGACGGTACCACCGACCTCTTCAGCCACGACCAAGCCCACAACATCCTTCTGATTGGACCCTATGGAATCGTCACCAAGGACGGCAGGAACATGCAGTTGACTGATGACCTCAGAATCGCCCACAGATCCAAGAGACACCTCATCGGAGACTCTGGAATGATCACTGATGATGGCATCCCAATCCAGTTCTCCCGCCCTGGTGTTACAATCCTCTTGGAAGGTCCTTCTGCTTACGTCATGTCTGACGGTACCCTGGTGCAGAAGCGTGTAAAGAGGTCACCTGGCAACTTCGGACACATCATTGGGGATTCTGGCATCATCACAAATACCGGAAATGTGATCCAACTTCCCGCCAACGCCACAATAATCCAAGTAGGACCATCAGAAGCCATTCTCTCCAATGGGCAAAATATCCAGTTCTGAAATGGGAATCCGAGTGTATTTTGCCTCATTCATTCCCGTGGTGGTGCATTGAACGCATAGATCTATTTTCATAtcatgatatataaaaagaaacatcatataaataaaattatcttaaATCAAGCATCTATTTTCTTGTTACATTAATAACCTATTCATAAGTAAATTAGGCTTTGGTCATTAATGTATTGGACTAGGATAAAGTATAaacctttcaaatatttttttcattagacGTAACCAAATAAGCATTAGAAAGAAAATAACTGTAATAAAGGCACAAATCTTAAGTGAAAAGAGAACATATCTATGTAGTGCCAGTTAT is a genomic window of Palaemon carinicauda isolate YSFRI2023 chromosome 39, ASM3689809v2, whole genome shotgun sequence containing:
- the LOC137631487 gene encoding uncharacterized protein; translation: MNGLPVICLLAIGVSSVPPPQFRGLIGQSGIVRADGRNVQFTQAQADNFLLVGPSGIVTKDGSNIQLTDDLQFVHRGKRSAGFVSARGNIGHSGILRADGTTDLFSHDQAHNILLIGPYGIVTKDGRNMQLTDDLRIAHRSKRHLIGDSGMITDDGIPIQFSRPGVTILLEGPSAYVMSDGTLVQKRVKRSPGNFGHIIGDSGIITNTGNVIQLPANATIIQVGPSEAILSNGQNIQF